Genomic DNA from Acidobacteriota bacterium:
GGATTCTTCAACCTCAGAATCCTCGGCCATAGCCGCCTTCTCCACCGCCGCGAGCAACTCGTCGTCCAACTCATCTCCGGCCCCCACCACGCAGGTCAGCAGCCCCGCCACCTCCTCCCGCGCCGACTCCGGCACCAGCAGCCGGGCGCCGCTGGGGGTCCAGCAAGACATGCCGGGGCCGAATATGCCGATATCGTCGCTCTGCACCACGAAGGGGATGCCGTGCTGGTCCAAAGCGTGGCCGACGGTCTCGGCCTCCATGCGGGAGGGAAAGCGGGCGATTTCGATGAAGCGTTGGCTCATGATGGTGGGCCTCGGGCCGGCAGGCGTTGGCGAAACGTCTCTTCCGGAAATTCGGAGTCGCAGCAGAGCCGGCGGCCTGATTATATGGCGCGGCCCTGGAGCTGAATTGTCGCTGGCCCCTCTGCCAGCGGATGTTAGTCTACTCGCGGCCCCCTCGGCAGCGCGGTTCCCGTCCGGGCCGCCGGCAAGGGCCCACAGATTCTCTACAGCAATGAGCAACTCAGGAGGCGAATCGCTATGACCCATCGGGTACACAATTTCGGAGCGGGCCCGGCGGCCCTGCCGCTGCCGGTCTTGGAACAGGTACAGCAGTCCTTGCTGGACTTCGAGGGCTCCGGCATGTCGATCCTGGAGATGAGTCACCGCAGCGCCACCTACGACCGCGTCCACCAGCAAACCATGGCCGACGTGCTGGAGCTGGCGGGAGCCGGCGACGACTACAACGTGCTCTTCATGGGCGGCGGCGCCCGCACCCAATTCATGTTGGTGCCGATGAACCTACGCCCCGGCGGCCGCGCCGCGGATTATCTGACCACCGGCCGCTGGAGCGAGATGGCGCTGGCGGAGGCAAAGAAGAACGGCTCCGCTCACGAGCTGTGGTCCAGCGCCGACACCGGCCATGACCGCGTACCCGGCCCCGGCGACTTCTCGGTGCACAGCGAGGCCGCCTACCTCCACTACACCAGCAACAACACCATCGCCGGCACCCAATATCAAGAGACGCCGGAAGCCGGCGAGGTCCCGCTGGTCTGCGACATGTCCTCGGACATCTTCAGCCGCCCCATCGACCTCGCCCCCTTCGGCGTGATCTACGCCGGCGCCCAGAAGAATCTCGGCCCCGCCGGCGTGACCATCGTGATCGTGCGCAAGGACCTCTTGGAGCGCTGCGGCCCCAACCTCGGCGACACCATGAGCTACGCCAAGATGGCCGCCAAGGACTCTCTCCTCAACACGCCCCCGGTCTTCGCCATTTACATGGTCGGCCTGGTGCTGCAGTGGATCAAGGATCAGGGCGGCTTGGCGGCGATGCAGAAGATCAACGAGGAAAAAGCCCAGCTCCTCTACAACGCCATCGATCATTCCGACGGCTTCTACCAGGGCCACGCCCAAGAGGGCAGCCGCTCCCGCATGAACGTCACCTTCCGCCTAGCCAACCCCGACCTCGAAGCCACCTTCGTAGAGGAAGCCGCCCAGCGGAACCTCCTAGGCCTCAAGGGCCACCGGTCCGTGGGCGGGATTCGAGCGTCGATCTACAACGCGACGGGGTTGGATGCGGTGCGGGAGCTGGTGGAGTTTATGGGGAGGTTTCGGGAGGGGCGGGGGTAGGGGACTGCAGAGAGCCTGCATCGGCGTCTTGGTTCTGAGAAGAGGATCGTGGTGAAGTAGCCACGACTAGCGGTACACCAACAAGGTCGAAGCAATGCTCGAATCTCTTGTCTCGCTTCGGAGCTAGTAGATAGAGACAGCCTCTCGCAGGAAAAGTAGAGATCTTGCCGTCTTCGGCCTCCCTCAGCTGGGCCAAGGCGGGTGATTGAGGGTCAAAAAGCTGTCGAACTATCTGCCGGGTGTTGCTGCTCCCGGAATCAGCCGAAGAAGGGGTTCGAGCAGCCGGCTCCTGCTCGCCGATCCTGACTACCAAGGTTTTTCCCTTCTCGACCTGCTGCTGAATCTCGATCACGTTGCTGTAGGTCGTCCCCTCAAAGCTCGAGGTCAGCCTGAGGTGCAGCACGATGAGCGGCCCGTCGCCCACATTCGCCACCGCCAGACGGTCACTGGATTTCAACGACAGTAGCTCTATTTTGTCGTCTCCGCAGAGGTAATAGCGTAGCCCCTCAGTGTTGTTCCAGAAGTAGGTCAAGGTCGACGCTATCAAGGAAAAGACAGCAAGGAAGAAGCCGACATGCTTGAGGCCATTCAATATTGGCCTCTGATAAGCCGAACAATGATGACAAAGGGAGGCATCCTTCTGGATGCTCTCCCCACAATCCCGGCACTTCTTTGTAGAAGCCACAGGTTCCAAGTCAGATGGAGTCTCGTCGCTCAAGGTAGGCCTGGATCGTGCTCAAGGTAGGCCTGGATCGTCGGTTTTGGGCTCGTTGCGGATGCCTTCACAGCAATCTCCGGAACAGCATGTACCGCAATTCAGATTGACCACGCAGGCGCACACCGTATAGGCGCCACAGCTTACGCAGCATTCGCTCTCCTGAGCCACGGGAGGATCCTCGTCGGAAAGCAGATCTTGGAGTGAGTCATGACGAAGCCCAACCAGGTCGTCTTCGATGAGCTGGCTGGTGATCGAGTCGAACTTGATGGAGAACAGGCCGGAGGGACTAGGAAAGTCCCCGTTGTCTCCAATCGACAGGCTGAGAGGCTCACCGATCTGCTCCACCCCACTGGCCCCGCTCTTGGTCTGAAAACCTCGAAGCATCAACACCTCCACCTTTCCAGCCTCGTCCTTCGACAATGCCGGCACGATGTGATGCGTCTCGCCCGTAGCGTTGTCGCTGATCGTGATCATGCTGCCATCCCGAACCTGTACAGTCCCCTCCGAGCCATCGGGGAACACCAAGGTCGCCTCGAGCACTTGCGGCGAGATAGGAATAGAAAAAGGGCGCTGGTCAGCAGCCTGAACAGGCCAGACAGAAAGAACGGCGAGCAAGGTTACGGCGAGCGAAGCAATGATGTGTGGGGTGGTTCGGACTTGCATGTTTCCTCCAAATTGCGCTTGTGGACCAGAATGAACTCTACAGGGCTAGTCCAGCCACGCTCCAAATAGATGCCGCCTCCCTCTCGCGGCCAGGTCCATAAACTCGTATCCTTCCTAGAGCTTAGTTCCAAGAGCCGCAGGTTTGCGGACAGGCAAAAATATCAAGCGACCGAAGCAACTAGTCGCTTAGCTCGAATCTGGGAACGCCCAAGACAACAAGAAGGGCTCTCGAGCATATTGGCCTAAGGCATAAGGCTGGCTAAGCGCTTCAGTTTGTGCCCTTCTACATCTTATAGCGTCGAAGTCTATCAAAAGAGATCATTTTACCTCAGCAAGCCCCCACCTGGCGCCTGTAAGTCCCCTACAATCAGCCACCTGGAATAGGCAAGAATTGCCTAATTAGAACATATCCGCAAGGACTATCCACCAAAGCGGAGGCCCGAAATGCCCACCACCACCCTCATCGCCGGCATCGGTTACGTAGGCAGCGCCCTCGCCGCTGAGCTAAAAGCCGCCAACCACCGCGTCTACGGCCTCCGCCGCAGCGCCCCCGTAGATATCCCCGGCGTGGAAACCATCCGCGCCGACCTGACCCGGCCGGAAACGCTGGAGGATCTGCCCACGGGCATCAACTTCGTCGTCTACTGCGCCTCCGCCTCGGGGCGGAGCGACGAAGCCTACCGGGCGGCCTACGTCGAAGGGCCGAAGAATCTGCTGGCTGCGCTGGAGCGGCAGGGGCAGGCTGTGCAGCGCGTGTTCTTCACCTCCAGCACCGGCGTCTATGGCCAGACGGATGGCAGCTGGCTGGATGAGGAGAGTGTGACGGAGCCGGAGAGCTTCACCGGCCAGCGTCTGTTGGAGGGGGAGCAGGTGTTTCGGAACGGGCCGTATCCGGCGACGATCGTGCGCCTCTCGGGCATCTACGGCCCGGGGCGGACGCGGCTGATCGATTCCGTGCGCCGGGGCGAAGCGGCTTGCCAGGAAGGGCCGCCGACGTATACCAATCGGATCCATCGCGACGACTGCGCTGGCGTCCTCAAATTTCTGATCGAGAAAACGTTAGAGAATCCCGAGGCCGTCCAGGACACCTACGTCGGAGTCGACGATGACCCGGTGGATCGGTGTGTGGTGCTGCGGTGGCTGGCGGAGCAGTCGGGGGCGCCGGAGGTGCCGGTGGAGGCTCGGGGTGAGGAGGGAGGAAGGATTCGGGGGAGCAACAAACGGCTGAGCAACCGGCGGCTCAAAGAGCTCGGGTATCGCTTCCGCTTCCCCACCTTCCGCGAAGGCTACGGGGCCATGCTGAGAGAGAGCTCAGAATAGTAGGGTTTCACCGGAGGGCGGAGGCCCAAGCCGTCACCCCGGCGGCAAGCGGCGCCAGGCGAGGACTTTGGGGCCTTCCTTCTCCAGCAGCACCTGCGCCTCCACAAAGCGTTCCTCGCCCTCCGAGAGCGCTGAAACGATGATCCGCACCAGCTTGCTGCCGATGGGCTGCACCGTCGTCTCCACCAAGGCGCCGTGATACTCGTACGGCTCAAAACCGGGGAAGCTCGCATCCGCCTGCAGCTCCGCCAAGGTTTCCGCCATGCCCGCGTCGGTGCTGGCGGTGAGGCGGACCAGGCGTTCTTGGCGGCGGTGGTGCTTAAGGTCGAGCTGGATGGAGGCGGCGATGACTGCCAGGGCGGAGCTGACGATGAGCAGTACCAAGAGGGCGATGAGCAGCGCGGTACCCTGCTGACGCGCGGATCTCTGCCGAAGCCTTCTCATCCGGAGACCCTCACCAGGAGCGCTCCCTCTCGCCGCTACGCAGCGCGGAACGCAAAGCCCACCGTTGCTCCCGAGGGTTGCGGGGGGTCGGGCCGGTGCGCAGGTGGGGGACGGGGTTTTGTTCCTCCACCACCAGCTCCACATCCACCAGCTTGGCGTTCACCGCCCGCCAGCGCCAGCCCTTGAGCGGCGCCAGGACCGCGCGGCGGGAGCTCTCCACCCCCAGCGAATTGACCACCTGGCGCTCCAGCGCATTGCCGCTCACCGCGTAGGTCACCGTACCCACGTCGAGCCCCGTCAGCACCAGTGGGCCGGAGCTCCAGGCTCCACCGCCCACCACCGCCGCCGAGCCTTGCAGATCGTTGCGCAGCTGGCTCACCGCCAGGGTGAGCACCGGGTCCCGGGCCCGGCGGTTGGAGTCTTCGAGCAGTAGCCGGCTCTCCACCAGCAGCTGCGCCGCCAGGGTCAGGGCGAGAGTGATGAGGATGAGGCTGATCAACACCTCGATGAGGGTGAACCCGGAAGCCGCACGGGAAACGGACCTCTTCATGGCGCGTTCCACACCGCGGTGGGATGCTGCAGGATGCGGGTTTCCCCCAAGACCTCGAAGCGGGTGATCACCGTCACCTCCCGCAGCCCCGGGGGCCCGAGATCCCGCACTCGGAGGGCCAGCTGAAGCTTGAGGTCAGGGTCGACGGCCAGTGGCGGCGGCGGGCCGAGCCAGCGCACCGGGCCGGTCTGGACCTGCACTGCTCCGGCGCGCAGCGATTCGAGCACCGCCTCGGTGGCTTCCAGGGCAGTGCTGCGAGCATCGAGGATGCTCACGGCTGTGCGGTGCTGGGACACCGCCGCCAGGCCCAAGAGCAGCGTCAAGGAAACGATTGTGAGCGCGATAAGAGCCTCGATGAGGCTGAAGCCAGCCACCGCAGCCCCCTGGGGCCGCCGGATCATGAGGCCATCCGGTCTTCCGGCATGCGCGGGATGGTCACCACGAACTCGCTGCCGACGTCGACGGTGGAGAAGCAGCGGATGCGGCCACCGTGGCGCCGCACCAGGGTCTGAGCGTAAGCCAGGCCCACCCCTTCACCCTCCGAATCGACGTGCCCGATGCGCCGGAAGGGAGCGAAGATCTTGTCGAAGTCTTCCTCGGCGATGCCCCGGCCGTTGTCCTTGACCCGCAGCTGGACCTCGTTGCCGCTGCACTCCCCCTGGATGAGGATTTCGGGGGGCCTTTCCGGCGCCCGGTAGTTGAGGGCATTGCCCACCAGATTGCCCAACACTTGCTCCATGGCCATGCGGTCCGCCACCAGCGGTGGCAGGTCCCCTACCTCCACCTGAGCGTCGCATTGCTCGATCTGATAGGCCATGGTGTCCAGCAGTTGGTGTACCAGCCGCTGCAGGTCGAGCTCCTCCAGGCTGAGCTCCTGGTGGCCGGCGCGGGACAGGCGCAGCAGGGCGTGGGTGAAGTCGTTGAGGCGCAGCACCGAGGTCTCGATGAAACCGAGGGAATCGAGGGCATCCTCATCGAGGGTTCGGCTCAAATGGGTGCGGGTTTCCGGATCGAGGTGCGGCGAGGCGGCTTCGAGGGCCGGCCGGATGTCGTTGAGCGCCGCCCGCAGCTCCCCCGCGAAGCCCTGGAGATTGATCAGGGGAGCGCGGAGGTCGTGGGAGACCATGTAGAGCAAGGCCTTCATCTCTTGAGTTGCCGCCTGGAGGTCGGCGGTGCGCTCCTCGACGCCGCGCTCCAGATTGTCCCGGGCCTCCCGCAGCTCGCCCTGGGCGCTGCGCAATTCGGCGACTCGCTGCTGGAGGTCGTCGATGGTGGCCTGGAGCTCCGCAGCCATGGCGTTGAACTCCGCCGCCAGAGCGCCGAGCTCGTCCTGACTGTCGATGCGAATGCGATGAGCCAGGTCGCCGCGGCCGATGCGCTCGACACCGGCCCGCAGCTGCGCCAGGGGATCCGCCAACCGACGCTGAGTGAAACGCAAGATGCTCAGGCTGAGCCAGCCCAAAGCCAGGACCAACACCGCCAGCAAGGCTGCCTGGAGCAGAGGCGGCACCAAGGAGTCCACCGCCGGCTCCTCGATGAGGGCGTACCACGGCAGCTCCTCGAGGGCGACACCGGTGCCCACGACCCAGGCGCCGTCCAGCGACCGATAAAGGTGCAGCCCGGGCTGGGCCAGATCCTTGGCGGAGCGCCCGATGGCGGAGGCCAGACGGGTGTCCCCGCGCACCCAGCGCAGGTCCTGGTGCACCAACACGCGGTCGCCGGCGTCGGAGAGATAGACGTGCCCCCGGGAACCCACCGGGATGGCGGTGATGGTGGACCATAGACTGGAAAGATCGACCCGGGCCTGCAGCGCTCCTACCACCTCCTCGGCCTCCCCAATCACCGGCACCGTGAAGCGCAGGAAGGGAATTTCGATCTCGCCCACCGCCTCGAATTCCACAGGACCGGTGACGATCTCGCCAGCACTCAGATCCTCCGGCCAGGGCCGGGGAGCGAGGAGGTTCTGGTCGCGATAGCGGTCGAAGACTCGGTGGCGCTGCACCGTGACCTGTCCCTCGGGATCGAGAAGCGCGAGCTCGAAAATCGAGCTCTGGCGTAGCAGGGCCCGCCGAAAGACCTGCCGGGCGTGGGTCGGCTGGTCGAGCACCGCCGCCATGGCGTCTCCGGTGGCCCGCAGATCATCCTGGATCGCACCGAGCTCCTGGTCGAGAACGATGGTGGCCCGAGCCCCGGCGGTCTTCATCCGATCCCGTACATCCTGCTCTGCGATACGCAGGGCCAGCAGCAGGAGCAGAATAAAGCTCAGCATGGCCGAAGCCCCGAGCAACATGACCCGCCGCAAGAGCTGACGACTGACGGATGGCCTGCGGCGTAATTGCATGGTCGGCAGCAAGCTTAACGGAGAAGCTTCTGAAAGACCCAGCGCCCCTCCTCGACTCGATAACCCGCGACCGCCTGGAGTGAAGTGTCCCCTCGCTCGTCGAAATGCCACGGCCCCAGCAAACCGGGGACCTCCTGCATGCTGTGGAGCGCAGCTAGAACCTCTTCCCGGCTGGGTTCGGGAGCGGTATCGATAGCCCACAAGATAGCCTTCATCGCTTCGTACGTACTCGCCGCCAACGGCTGGGGAGCCTCGCCGTACCGCTCCTGGTACCGCCCCCGAAACATCCTGGCGGTCTCCGTCTGAGCCTGATCGATGGGCAAAGCCACGTTGGTTGCCAAGATGCCTTCCGCGTGCTCCCGGCCCAGGCGCTCGATGAACTCATTGCGCTGGATGCCCTCGGTTCCAAGGATGGAGATTTCCGGATTCTGTCGGCGGATATTGCGCAGCAGATTGACGGCGCCCTGCTCACTACCGCCGGCATAGAACACCAGATCCGGGCTGGTCTCGGCAATCTTCTGCGGCAGGGAAATGATCCATTCGCGGTCGGTGGAGGCCACTTCGAGCTTGGAGTGCCCGACGATGTCGAGGCCGAGATCCCGCAGGGTCTCTTCGAAAATGCCGCTGAGCCCCTGACCATAGGGCAAGGAGTTGTGCAGGAGGTAAATGGATTGGTAGCCCAGCTCCTTGGCCCAGCGCGCGGCGGCGGCGGCCTGCACGTCGTCAGGCGTCGCGACGCGAAAGAAATGCCGCTTGCCGGTGGGGAAATAGATCCCCGGCTCGCCGGGCCCAAAGCCGGCACGGGTCAGGCCCGGCCAGGTGGTGGTGGAGCTGACCTGGGGCAGCGAAGCCCGATTGAGAATCGGCATCGAGACCTTGGCCTGGTGGCTGGCCATGGGCCCCAGATAGGCGATCACCTGGGGGTCCGCCACAGCCTGCTCGGCAATCGCCTTCTCCAGCCGCACCGAGAGAGGCTGCTCCGCCGTCAGCTCCAGGGTGTCGTAGATCTCCAGCGCAATGGGATGCCCTCCGGCCTTCCCCCCCGCTTCATCCAGAGCCAGTTGGGCCCCGCGCACCACGTCATGTCCAGAGCCGCTAGTGGCGAGGGTGCTGATCACCACTCGCAGCTCCGGTCTGTCCCCAGGCTGACCGCAGCCCATCAGCAACACCCACGGCACCCAGCACAGGCAGAGCCAGAAGAGCTTCTGCCGGACCCAGGACTTGCCCCAGGTAGCCGAAGCGACGTAGGGGATGGATGGCGAATTCAGCCAAAGCATGTCCGAACCTCGGAGATGCATGAATTTGTCACAACCGAAGGCTCGCGACAACGCCTGAGACCAGCGGAAGGAAGAGATTGGGTAGAATCACGGGAGAAATTTCCCCCGGTAATCTGTAGGAGACGAAGATGATGAGCAGTCTAAAGGTACCAGTCCGTCGAGAGATGGCCATCCACCCGCGGCGTAGCCAGGGGATCGAGACGCGAAGCTGGGGGAGTTGGCTTTGGCTCTCGCTGGCTCTAGCCATGGTGCTGGCCGTCGTATCGAGCCCGGTGCAGGCCCAGGAACAGGCAGGGGATTCAGCGGCCGAACCACGGCTGGTGCTGATCCTCGACGCTTCCGGCTCCATGTGGGGCCAGGTGGACGGTGAGAACAAGATCGTCATCGCTCGGAGAGCGCTGGGCGACCTGCTCCAGAATCTGCCCGACGAAGCTCAGGTCAGCCTCCTCGCC
This window encodes:
- a CDS encoding ATP-binding protein — encoded protein: MLSFILLLLLALRIAEQDVRDRMKTAGARATIVLDQELGAIQDDLRATGDAMAAVLDQPTHARQVFRRALLRQSSIFELALLDPEGQVTVQRHRVFDRYRDQNLLAPRPWPEDLSAGEIVTGPVEFEAVGEIEIPFLRFTVPVIGEAEEVVGALQARVDLSSLWSTITAIPVGSRGHVYLSDAGDRVLVHQDLRWVRGDTRLASAIGRSAKDLAQPGLHLYRSLDGAWVVGTGVALEELPWYALIEEPAVDSLVPPLLQAALLAVLVLALGWLSLSILRFTQRRLADPLAQLRAGVERIGRGDLAHRIRIDSQDELGALAAEFNAMAAELQATIDDLQQRVAELRSAQGELREARDNLERGVEERTADLQAATQEMKALLYMVSHDLRAPLINLQGFAGELRAALNDIRPALEAASPHLDPETRTHLSRTLDEDALDSLGFIETSVLRLNDFTHALLRLSRAGHQELSLEELDLQRLVHQLLDTMAYQIEQCDAQVEVGDLPPLVADRMAMEQVLGNLVGNALNYRAPERPPEILIQGECSGNEVQLRVKDNGRGIAEEDFDKIFAPFRRIGHVDSEGEGVGLAYAQTLVRRHGGRIRCFSTVDVGSEFVVTIPRMPEDRMAS
- the serC gene encoding 3-phosphoserine/phosphohydroxythreonine transaminase yields the protein MTHRVHNFGAGPAALPLPVLEQVQQSLLDFEGSGMSILEMSHRSATYDRVHQQTMADVLELAGAGDDYNVLFMGGGARTQFMLVPMNLRPGGRAADYLTTGRWSEMALAEAKKNGSAHELWSSADTGHDRVPGPGDFSVHSEAAYLHYTSNNTIAGTQYQETPEAGEVPLVCDMSSDIFSRPIDLAPFGVIYAGAQKNLGPAGVTIVIVRKDLLERCGPNLGDTMSYAKMAAKDSLLNTPPVFAIYMVGLVLQWIKDQGGLAAMQKINEEKAQLLYNAIDHSDGFYQGHAQEGSRSRMNVTFRLANPDLEATFVEEAAQRNLLGLKGHRSVGGIRASIYNATGLDAVRELVEFMGRFREGRG
- a CDS encoding prepilin-type N-terminal cleavage/methylation domain-containing protein is translated as MKRSVSRAASGFTLIEVLISLILITLALTLAAQLLVESRLLLEDSNRRARDPVLTLAVSQLRNDLQGSAAVVGGGAWSSGPLVLTGLDVGTVTYAVSGNALERQVVNSLGVESSRRAVLAPLKGWRWRAVNAKLVDVELVVEEQNPVPHLRTGPTPRNPREQRWALRSALRSGERERSW
- a CDS encoding VWA domain-containing protein, translating into MMSSLKVPVRREMAIHPRRSQGIETRSWGSWLWLSLALAMVLAVVSSPVQAQEQAGDSAAEPRLVLILDASGSMWGQVDGENKIVIARRALGDLLQNLPDEAQVSLLAYGHRREGDCQDVELIQPLGPLDREALSAQIEALNPKGKTPITRALEQAFEVAGESRGKTTVVLVSDGLETCGGDPCAVARQAGVDLVLHVVGFGVEESDVSQLECTA
- a CDS encoding SDR family oxidoreductase yields the protein MPTTTLIAGIGYVGSALAAELKAANHRVYGLRRSAPVDIPGVETIRADLTRPETLEDLPTGINFVVYCASASGRSDEAYRAAYVEGPKNLLAALERQGQAVQRVFFTSSTGVYGQTDGSWLDEESVTEPESFTGQRLLEGEQVFRNGPYPATIVRLSGIYGPGRTRLIDSVRRGEAACQEGPPTYTNRIHRDDCAGVLKFLIEKTLENPEAVQDTYVGVDDDPVDRCVVLRWLAEQSGAPEVPVEARGEEGGRIRGSNKRLSNRRLKELGYRFRFPTFREGYGAMLRESSE
- a CDS encoding branched-chain amino acid ABC transporter substrate-binding protein, yielding MLWLNSPSIPYVASATWGKSWVRQKLFWLCLCWVPWVLLMGCGQPGDRPELRVVISTLATSGSGHDVVRGAQLALDEAGGKAGGHPIALEIYDTLELTAEQPLSVRLEKAIAEQAVADPQVIAYLGPMASHQAKVSMPILNRASLPQVSSTTTWPGLTRAGFGPGEPGIYFPTGKRHFFRVATPDDVQAAAAARWAKELGYQSIYLLHNSLPYGQGLSGIFEETLRDLGLDIVGHSKLEVASTDREWIISLPQKIAETSPDLVFYAGGSEQGAVNLLRNIRRQNPEISILGTEGIQRNEFIERLGREHAEGILATNVALPIDQAQTETARMFRGRYQERYGEAPQPLAASTYEAMKAILWAIDTAPEPSREEVLAALHSMQEVPGLLGPWHFDERGDTSLQAVAGYRVEEGRWVFQKLLR